Within Calliopsis andreniformis isolate RMS-2024a chromosome 4, iyCalAndr_principal, whole genome shotgun sequence, the genomic segment AATGCTTCATCAATCTGTAATACAGATTAATTGCTTATTTCAGCTTAACTTATATAATTCGCTATACAATGCGCCACATCCACTTACAGTTTTCCCTTTGACCCATTCCGTAGCTAAAGAACTTGATGCAATCGCAGAACCACAACCAAAAGTTTTAAATTTAGCATCAATAATCTTTCCATTGTCGTCAACTTTAATTTGAAGTTTCATTACATCTCCACAGGCTGGTGCACCTACAAGACCTGTACCAACCTGAGAGTCATTCTTATCTAAAGAACCCACGTTCCTTGGATTTTCGTAATGATCTAATACCTATGAGGTAACAAATCAGATAAAATCAAATAATATCAAGATATTGTAATCAACATCAACGACCACAACTTATGTACTAAAACGAAGACAGCGTGACAACATAACCTACAATTTTTCTAGTTGTACAATCGAAAATATGTGTATACTTATATCACACTGATCAACGCGAATGTCAGTGATTCTACATACATGTTCTAATAATAGAATTAGTTGTACGATATTAATCATCAAACGCGACGCAAAATGTTCGCTATGACAGGTTATAATCGCATTCGTAAAATCAAAACAACGAGACATACTCACATTTGGATGATAAAAAACTGCTGGAACGCTTAAAGATATTAATTTCGAGGTTCTGTTAAGCCCTGCGGGCAACGAACGCAGCAAAGACATCGCGTTCACGTGCGAATCAACAATGATTAACCAGAACTGTTATTATTTCGTCACTTGACACAACACTCTGCCGTCGTCACAATTGATTTTACATTAGAGCGTATGTATGTACACATGTACGTACATACGATGAACCGTATGCAAGACTAATTTTAAGTATTTTCCGATGTTGGCACCACGAACGTATCATTGGCAGCACTGTCGCAATCAGAAGTAACAAACCTCAAAGGATTTCCTATTGTGAATCCTATTTCCTAATTAGGAATGAAACTCCTTTTAAAGAAATGATGATTTTAAATACAATTCATGACGTTCAATACAGTACTAATTATTACCATATAAAATTGATACATGTATATAAAACAAATCCTATTTCCTACTTGTCAAGCTAAAATGTTTTGTAACGGCAATTTACAAACTGAATAATAATTGTATAACTACAAGttaaaattaaaagaataatttattTGTTCCATAAAAAAATCGACGTGTACATATCAGGTTCTACACAAATAGTCACAAATACATTTCGTATGAATTACAATGTGATGATATAAAATACTTCCGATTAATTCCATATGAAACTTTATCTTCCTTAACCTAGCAATAAAACAATGTAAAAAAATAACTTGTAAGATGAGGAATTATTTACGAAATATGAATCATGTCTC encodes:
- the Iscu gene encoding iron-sulfur cluster assembly enzyme; this translates as MSLLRSLPAGLNRTSKLISLSVPAVFYHPNVLDHYENPRNVGSLDKNDSQVGTGLVGAPACGDVMKLQIKVDDNGKIIDAKFKTFGCGSAIASSSLATEWVKGKTIDEALKLKNTDIAKELCLPPVKLHCSMLAEDAIKAALSDYRIKQQAKIKENENKSN